In Spodoptera frugiperda isolate SF20-4 chromosome 4, AGI-APGP_CSIRO_Sfru_2.0, whole genome shotgun sequence, a single window of DNA contains:
- the LOC118272477 gene encoding uncharacterized protein LOC118272477, which translates to MARSAIYLFITIALCFVSQGASYKVPPAKLEAIYPKGLRVSVPDDGFSLFAFHGNLNVEMEGLEAGQWARDITKPKNGTWYFRDRNAELKLGDKIYFWTYVIKNGLGYRQDDGEWTVTGFVNEDGTPVDPSVSPTLAPVPTPTQPTAAPPTYRPPTTAPVQCQPSATTVAGRGAVCQGALIFNEEFSNSALKDLNSWSPEIRFPEEPDYPFNVYIPDNTISFEDGSLVITPVLTEAMHHEGFLVESLDLTNRCTGQLGTTECRRQASGAQILPPVTTGKITTRHRFGFKFGRIEVRAKLPEGSWLIPEINLEPTEHVYGSLRYESGLMRIAFARGNPSLAKKLCGGPILSDSDPFRSLLMKEKIGIDNWNKDFHNYTLIWRPNGLQLFVDGEQYGTIDPGDGFFNTARQHAVPHASNWLRGTVMAPLDETFYISLGLRAGGVHDFADDIPDKPWRNRGSKAMLDFWKHKASWHPSWYNANLKVDYIKVFALFLILASLLPNGDMAGCTKIICILLFIALCDAQKFNIADPIAEALNPKGFRIILKDDGYSFVGFRVNINNDFSSGPSEGQFKKDMVRPKKGYWTYVNRDAKLNIGDTIYYWMFIKKNNEQDFFNDFSYTVTQFVNENSAPATPNSNDQLETRLDTLDPTCTASKTIVQGKAHVCQGALIFNEDFDNANFVQWAPLIQIPGEPDFPFNAYIPDQTLSIQDGSLAITPVLTESMHEEDFIYHSTLDLDTRCTGKAQTSECRVEAVGAQILPPVITGKITSRYSFAFTFGRVEVRAKLPYGRWLLPEINLEPLDFAYGPNYESGLMRIAFVRGNSFFAKRLYGGPVLAHSEPFRSELLQQKLGTDNWYKDFHNYTLIWKPDGIELLVDNERYGVVDPGAGFSEKAQKHNMDQFDWSWNRGTIMAPFDKLFYLTLGLRVGGINDFDDGVDNKPWGNKESKAMLNFWHAKDTWFPSWSGSALKIDSVKVFAL; encoded by the exons ACGATGGATTCTCCCTCTTCGCATTCCACGGAAACCTTAACGTAGAAATGGAAGGATTAGAAGCTGGGCAATGGGCTCGTGACATCACGAAACCCAAGAATGGAACCTGGTACTTCAGAGATAGAAATGCTGAACTGAAACTTGgagacaaaatatatttttggacTTATGTTATCAAGAATGGATTGGGTTACCGACAGGATGATGGAGAATGGACTGTTACTG GATTTGTAAATGAAGACGGAACTCCGGTAGATCCATCAGTATCTCCGACACTAGCACCAGTCCCAACTCCCACTCAGCCCACAGCAGCACCACCTACTTACCGTCCTCCCACCACGGCCCCAGTACAATGCCAGCCATCTGCCACCACGGTAGCTGGTCGCGGAGCCGTCTGCCAGGGTGCCCTCATCTTTAACGAAGAGTTCAGCAACTCTGCGCTAAAAGACCTCAACAGTTGGAGCCCTGAGATCAGGTTTCCGGAAGAACCG GACTATCCCTTCAACGTGTACATACCAGACAACACTATAAGTTTCGAGGATGGTTCCCTGGTCATCACACCAGTTCTGACGGAAGCTATGCATCATGAGGGATTTCTTGTCGAGTCATTAGACCTTACTAACAG ATGCACTGGTCAGTTAGGCACAACAGAATGCAGACGACAAGCGTCTGGGGCCCAGATCCTACCACCAGTAACTACTGGCAAGATCACCACTCGACACAGGTTCGGTTTCAAGTTCGGAAGGATTGAAGTTAGGGCGAAACTACCAGAAGGCAGCTGGCTTATACCTG aAATTAACTTGGAACCTACAGAGCATGTGTACGGATCCCTCCGTTATGAATCAGGACTGATGCGTATCGCCTTTGCTCGAGGAAACCCAAGTCTTGCCAAGAAGCTGTGCGGCGGCCCCATCCTATCTGACTCTGATCCCTTCAGATCCTTACTGATGAAGGAAAAGATTGGAATCGACAACTGGAATAAGGACTTCCATAACTACACCTTGATTTGGAGACCTA ATGGTCTTCAACTCTTCGTGGATGGTGAGCAGTATGGCACTATCGATCCTGGTGATGGTTTCTTTAACACCGCTCGGCAGCACGCAGTCCCTCATGCTTCTAATTGGTTGAGAGGAACCGTCATGGCGCCTCTTGATGAAACG TTCTACATATCTCTTGGTCTTCGCGCGGGAGGTGTTCATGATTTTGCTGATGATATCCCTGACAAACCCTGGAGGAACCGAGGCAGTAAAGCCATGCTGGACTTCTGGAAACACAAGGCATCTTGGCACCCTTCCTGGTACAATGCTAACTTGAAAGTGGACTATATCAAAGTTTTCGCGTTG tttttaattttagccaGTCTGCTACCTAACGGAGACATGGCGGGttgcacaaaaataatttgcatATTACTCTTTATTGCATTATGTGATGCACAGAAGTTCAATATCGCAGATCCTATAGCAGAAGCATTAAATCCTAAAGGGTTTAGAATAATACTTAAGG ATGACGGCTATTCGTTCGTTGGGTTCCGAGTAAATATCAATAATGATTTCTCAAGTGGTCCTAGTGAGGGccaatttaaaaaagatatggTAAGACCAAAAAAGGGATACTGGACCTACGTGAATCGTGACGCTAagttgaatattggagacacaaTATACTATTGGATGTTCATCAAAAAGAACAATGAGCAAGACTTTTTTAACGACTTTTCATACACAGTGACTC AGTTTGTTAATGAAAACAGTGCACCAGCGACTCCGAACTCTAATGACCAGCTAGAGACTAGATTGGATACTTTAGACCCGACCTGCACAGCTTCAAAAACCATAGTCCAAGGAAAGGCCCATGTTTGTCAAGGCGCTCTCATTTTCAACGAGGACTTTGATAATGCCAACTTCGTACAGTGGGCCCCATTGATACAGATTCCAGGCGAGCCG GATTTTCCATTCAATGCCTATATTCCGGATCAAACTCTCAGTATCCAAGATGGATCCCTGGCCATCACTCCAGTACTGACGGAGTCAATGCACGAAGAGGACTTCATTTATCATTCAACTTTAGATTTAGATACAAG ATGCACAGGTAAAGCTCAGACGTCTGAGTGCAGAGTGGAGGCTGTGGGAGCTCAGATCCTGCCGCCTGTCATCACAGGGAAGATCACGTCTCGATACAGCTTCGCCTTCACATTTGGAAGAGTCGAAGTACGCGCCAAGTTACCCTACGGCCGCTGGCTGCTACCTG AGATCAACTTGGAACCATTGGATTTTGCGTATGGACCTAACTACGAATCAGGTTTGATGCGCATAGCTTTTGTGCGTGGAAACTCCTTCTTTGCCAAGAGACTCTATGGAGGACCTGTTCTGGCTCATTCAGAACCTTTCAGGTCTGAGTTACTGCAACAAAAACTTGGAACCGATAACTGGTACAAGGACTTTCACAACTATACCTTGATTTGGAAACCAG ATGGCATTGAGCTGCTGGTGGATAACGAGAGGTATGGCGTTGTGGACCCTGGAGCTGGCTTCTCAGAGAAAGCACAGAAGCACAACATGGACCAGTTTGATTGGTCATGGAATAGGGGCACAATCATGGCGCCTTTTGATAAATTG TTCTATTTAACCCTGGGTCTTCGAGTAGGAGGTATCAACGACTTTGATGATGGAGTGGACAATAAGCCCTGGGGAAATAAAGAAAGCAAGGCCATGTTGAACTTCTGGCACGCCAAAGACACCTGGTTCCCTAGCTGGTCTGGTAGTGCTCTGAAAATAGACTCCGTTAAAGTATTCGCTCTATAa